One window of the Cryptomeria japonica chromosome 7, Sugi_1.0, whole genome shotgun sequence genome contains the following:
- the LOC131044660 gene encoding uncharacterized protein LOC131044660, whose product MGFNSAKEIPSWVPVWIRLPRLPLEFWREDILHSISLLLGKPVGSASQTQDRKIISFACICVEVDLNNPLPDSMEICMGSSSWIQQLDYETLPFRCRICHEYGHLHRKCPRFKSSPRATPEPPRGDKGKAPMSNEPMDKEGFIPVKPLEISSGDKGLHEVQDENEKKEDQILSSEVHQVDQMAVALSSQAQDFRVLQGSQTLLGSVVVVPDPPAPKGASESVKGNKAPSILGLQQKSFKKGPLDKPSKSGRKTDQEKVKIMGDTLVESGQKAVRRLIESQSPDVVFIQETKLSVDNLASCAPRIWPQGNWQGVGALNSAGGVACFWNPRRVSPLWWMSSRSSISLVASYFATGERCLLSNIYAPTNLASKSSLWAHIQFIRALDPFLPWIMAGDFNAVTCLDEKRGGLARLDPSANLLRNMIGSLNLIDVKPTNGVFTWNNRRCGGEAISERLDRFLEGRPTHATAMFVFTKRLQHVKCRLKRWNKQCFGNLQAQKLVAQSKLDSITRQIRDQGLTSDLSIAESLALKGLEEWELREEIFWKQKSRIDWLQEGDRNTAFFHNSVKARRQGNSISSLVSHDGAQLSSSADISREAVNYFSNLFSREDIAARAEEGAILDCIPQLVSAEMNGVLLCPILLPELEKVVFNMKKGKAPGPDGFPIEFFQEFWEIIKFDLLEVIQESHRNKQMLKSMNSTFLALIPKMEGANRLEQFRPIALCNVVYKIITKLIAERLKPLLGSLISAEQGGFF is encoded by the exons ATGGGCTTCAACTCTGCCAAAGAGATCCCCTCCTGGGTTCCTGTGTGGATTCGGCTGCCGAGGCTTCCTCTGGAGTTCTGGAGGGAAGATATCCTTCACTCAATATCTCTGCTTCTTGGCAAACCTGTGGGATCGGCTTCACAAACCCAAGATCGTAAGATAATTTCTTTTGCTTGCATTTGTGTAGAAGTAGATTTAAATAATCCATTACCAGATTCTATGGAAATTTGCATGGGATCttcttcttggatccaacagctGGATTATGAGACCCTACCCTTTAGatgcagaatttgtcatgaataCGGTCATTTGCACCGCAAATGTCCCAGATTTAAATCCTCTCCCCGGGCTACCCCTGAACCTCCTAGGGGGGACAAGGGAAAGGCCCCGATGTCTAATGAACCTATGGATAAGGAGGGTTTTATTCCGGTTAAGCCCC TTGAGATCTCTTCTGGAGATAAGGGTCTGCATGAAGTTCAGGATgagaatgaaaagaaagaggatcaAATTTTATCTTCAGAGGTCCATCAAGTGGATCAGATGGCTGTGGCTTTGTCTTCTCAAGCTCAGGATTTCAGGGTTCTCCAGGGGTCTCAGACTCTGTTGGGCTCTGTTGTGGTGGTTCCTGATCCCCCTGCTCCTAAGGGGGCTTCAGAATCTGTAAAGGGTAACAAAGCTCCTTCTATTTTAGGCCTACAGCAGAAATCCTTTAAGAAGGGGCCTCTTGATAAACCGTCAAAGAGTGGAAGGAAGACTGATCAAGAGAAGGTTAAGATCAtgggtgatactttggttgagtcggg acaaaaggctgTTCGTAGATTAATTGAATCTCAATCACCAGATGTGGTCTtcattcaggaaaccaagctttcagtTGACAATTTGGCGAGCTGTGCTCCGCGTATCTGGCCCCAAGGCAATTGGCAGGGGGTGGGTGCTTTGAATAGTGCTGGGGGGGTGGCTTGTTTCTGGAACCCGAGGAGAGTTTCCCCCTTATGGTGGATGTCTAGTCGCTCTTCTATTTCTTTGGTTGCCTCTTATTTTGCGACTGGAGAAAGGTGTCTTTTATCCAATATCTATGCTCCTACTAATCTGGCAAGTAAGTCCAGTCTATGGGCTCACATTCAATTCATTCGGGCCTTGGATCCGTTCCTCCCATGGATTATGGCTGGTGATTTTAATGCTGTTACCTGCTTGGATGAAAAACGTGGTGGATTAGCCAGGCTGGACCCTTCTGCAAATTTGCTCAGGAATATGATTGGCTCCctgaatctcattgatgtgaagccaaccAATGGTGtatttacatggaataataggagatgTGGTGGTGAGGCTATCTCAGAGAGGCTTGATAGATTTCTT GAGGGGAGGCCTACCCATGCGACGGCCATGTTTGTTTTCACTAAGAGGCTTCAACATGTGAAGTGTAGGCTTAAGAGATGGAATAAACAGTGTTTTGGGAACCTACAAGCTCAGAAGTTGGTTGCCCAGTCCAAGTTGGATTCCATCACTCGTCAGATTCGTGACCAGGGGTTGACCTCAGACCTTAGCATTGCTGAGTCCTTGGCTCTAAAGGGATTAGAAGAGTGGGAGCTTCGGGAGGAGATCTTCTGGAAGCAGAAATCTCGCATTGATTGGCTTCAGGAGGGAGATAGGAACACCGCTTTCTTCCATAATTCAGTTAAGGCTCGGAGGCAGGGAAACTCTATCTCCTCTCTTGTTTCTCATGATGGGGCTCAGCTTTCCTCCAGCGCTGATATTTCTAGGGAAGCTGTCAATTATTTTTCTAACCTTTTTTCTAGGGAGGATATTGCTGCTAGGGCTGAGGAGGGGGCCATTTTGGATTGTATTCCCCAACTGGTCTCTGCTGAGATGAATGGGGTTCTcttatgtcctatcttgttacctGAATTGGAGAAAGTGGTGTTTAAtatgaaaaaaggcaaggctcctggTCCGGATGGGTTTCCGATTGAGTTCTTCCAGGAGTTTTGGGAAATTATAAAGTTTGACCTCCTTGAGGTGATTCAGGAATCACATAGGAACAAGCAGATGCTCAAGTCCATGAATTCTACCTTCCTGGCTCTTATACCCAAGATGGAAGGAGCTAATCGACTGGAGCAATTCAGGCCTATTGCGTTATGTAATGTGGTCTACAAGATCATCACCAAGTTGATTGCTGAGCGACTCAAACCACTCCTCGGTTCTCTGATCTCTGCTGAGCAGGGTGGTTTTTTTTAA